TGGCCGTGACCGTCGCGAGCTCCTCGGTGAGCGCCTCCAGCAGGCGGAGGTAGCCATCGAGGGCGAGGCGGTAACAGGGGCGGAGCGGGACCGTGGCGAGGACGCGGCGACTCTTGACGCCAAAGGGCGTCTTGGTCGGCGTCCGAATCCCATTCTTGGTGAGAATGGCGTGCACCTTGTTTTTGACCTGGGTCCGGAGTCGGACGAGGGACGCCCGGGTGCGGAGAACCTCCCGGGTATCCCGCACCGGCCGGGGCGGGATGTAGGCCGCGGGGAGCAGATCAGCCCGGAGCAGGTGGGCCAATGTGGTCGCATCGATCTTGTCGGTCTTGATCCGGGCACTGGCAATCGCCTTGGTCTTCAGCGGATGCGCTAAGACGAGGTCGGGGCATTGGTCCTCGATCAGCTCATAGAGGTAGGTCCAGTGGCCCGTGACTTCCACCGCGATGCGCGTGTCGGGCCGGAGCCGCCTGAGATAGCCCTGCAAGGTTGGCGCGTCGGTGCGAAGGTTCACCTGTTCCAGGATCCGCCCGCGCTGGTCCATCCGGGTGATGAAGGATGTTGCCTTGTGCAAATCGATTCCGATATACTGCGGCATGGCTGCACCTCCTCGGTTGGGATCTGTGCCCTCCGCCTGCGGCGGAGTGAGCACCATATGCGGACGTTGAGTCCGCGTGGTCCATCGAGACCGTATGGTATCCCATTCCGGGTGTGCAGCCTTTTTCATCCTATCAAGTCTGCTCTTGGCTCATCTTTGGAGTGAAGGAAGGGGTCGCGGCTACACCTGACAATCCCTTTGCTACTTAGCCACGAATCAAGCTGAGGAGTTCGTCTGACATTCCTTCCCCAAAATACTGATCCCACGGGCGTCGGGGGCATCCTCGGCGCTCGTGGTAGTTTT
The nucleotide sequence above comes from Candidatus Methylomirabilota bacterium. Encoded proteins:
- a CDS encoding IS110 family transposase, yielding MPQYIGIDLHKATSFITRMDQRGRILEQVNLRTDAPTLQGYLRRLRPDTRIAVEVTGHWTYLYELIEDQCPDLVLAHPLKTKAIASARIKTDKIDATTLAHLLRADLLPAAYIPPRPVRDTREVLRTRASLVRLRTQVKNKVHAILTKNGIRTPTKTPFGVKSRRVLATVPLRPCYRLALDGYLRLLEALTEELATVTATIEAQVEQDPQAQLLCTMPGIGPYSALLILSEIGTCAASRMPGASAPMQGWSRRCMPPGGRRAWDG